Proteins encoded within one genomic window of Companilactobacillus sp.:
- a CDS encoding YceD family protein translates to MLNWDVQEVRKYKDKPFDFKEKLDLAKELKERYPDIIDAKEVDIDGNLFNDRGLVISDVKVNTKVVVPSTRSLEPVELKLNFRINEAYNIDNIDTEEIDDYSIIIPIDEDNPTINVYESIIDNILLNIPTQVLTEKEKQDDVMPSGKNWTVISEDEFNQQKEEEHVNPEFAKLKNLFKE, encoded by the coding sequence ATGCTTAACTGGGATGTTCAAGAGGTACGCAAGTACAAGGATAAACCCTTTGATTTTAAAGAAAAACTTGATCTAGCTAAAGAACTTAAGGAACGTTATCCCGATATTATTGATGCTAAAGAAGTTGATATTGACGGAAACCTTTTTAATGATCGTGGCTTAGTAATATCAGATGTTAAAGTTAATACTAAAGTCGTTGTTCCATCAACGAGAAGCCTTGAGCCAGTTGAACTTAAATTAAATTTTAGGATCAATGAAGCATACAACATTGATAATATCGATACCGAGGAAATTGATGATTATTCAATTATTATTCCGATAGATGAAGATAATCCAACTATCAATGTTTATGAGTCAATTATTGATAACATTTTGTTAAATATTCCAACTCAAGTTTTAACTGAAAAAGAGAAGCAAGATGATGTGATGCCATCTGGAAAAAATTGGACAGTCATATCTGAAGATGAATTTAATCAACAAAAAGAAGAGGAGCATGTTAATCCTGAATTTGCCAAATTGAAGAATTTGTTCAAAGAATAG
- the gndA gene encoding NADP-dependent phosphogluconate dehydrogenase, with the protein MSKPQIGVVGMAVMGKNLALNIESRGYEVAIYNRTASKTENVVKEHSEKKLVPSYTIEDFVNSLEKPRRIIMMVKAGAGTDAVINELLPLLDKGDVLIDGGNTFFEDTMERNERLDKSGINFIGMGVSGGELGALHGPSLMPGGQKEAYDLVAPILEQISAKADEDGKPCVTYIGANGAGHYVKMVHNGIEYGDMELISESYNLLSHLFNNDLNKVAETFKDWNKGELSSYLIDITANILTRKDDQGSDDFIVNKIMDKAGNKGTGKWSSQSALELGVPQSLITSAVYSRYISAYKDERVKASKVLNGPKELPDVDVKELVEKIRKALYFSKIMSYAQGFAQMKAAGEHYDWDLDFGKIAQIWRAGCIIRAQFLQKITDAYDKDPKLDNLLLDDYFKNIVEDYQDAVRDVVNFAVKAGIPVSGFMSAVSYYDQYRSEVLPANLIQAQRDYFGAHTYERNDKPGIFHYTWYTEQ; encoded by the coding sequence ATGAGCAAACCACAAATTGGTGTTGTTGGAATGGCTGTAATGGGTAAGAATCTTGCCTTGAACATTGAAAGTCGCGGATATGAGGTTGCTATTTATAATAGAACTGCATCAAAGACTGAAAATGTTGTTAAAGAACATTCAGAAAAGAAATTAGTTCCAAGCTACACAATTGAAGATTTTGTAAACTCACTTGAAAAACCACGTCGTATTATCATGATGGTTAAAGCTGGTGCCGGTACCGACGCAGTTATCAACGAATTATTACCATTACTAGATAAGGGCGATGTCTTGATTGATGGTGGTAACACATTCTTTGAAGACACTATGGAAAGAAACGAGAGACTCGACAAGTCAGGAATCAACTTCATCGGAATGGGTGTTTCTGGTGGTGAACTTGGTGCTTTGCATGGTCCTTCATTGATGCCAGGTGGACAAAAAGAAGCTTATGATCTAGTTGCTCCTATTTTGGAACAAATTTCTGCAAAAGCAGACGAAGATGGAAAACCATGTGTTACTTACATCGGTGCCAATGGTGCTGGACACTATGTCAAAATGGTTCACAACGGAATCGAATATGGTGACATGGAATTGATTTCAGAAAGTTACAACTTACTTTCACATCTATTTAACAACGATTTAAATAAAGTTGCCGAAACATTCAAGGATTGGAATAAGGGCGAACTATCAAGTTATTTGATTGATATCACAGCTAATATTCTAACTAGAAAAGATGATCAAGGCAGCGACGACTTCATCGTTAATAAGATCATGGATAAAGCTGGTAACAAGGGTACTGGTAAATGGAGTTCACAAAGTGCCTTGGAACTTGGCGTTCCTCAATCACTAATTACTTCAGCCGTATACTCACGTTACATTTCTGCATATAAAGACGAACGTGTTAAGGCAAGCAAGGTCTTGAACGGACCAAAGGAATTGCCAGACGTTGACGTTAAAGAATTAGTTGAAAAGATCCGCAAAGCTTTATACTTCAGTAAGATCATGAGTTATGCTCAAGGATTTGCACAAATGAAGGCAGCCGGAGAACATTACGACTGGGATCTTGACTTTGGTAAGATTGCTCAAATCTGGCGTGCCGGATGTATCATTAGAGCTCAATTCTTACAAAAGATCACTGATGCTTACGACAAGGATCCTAAATTGGATAACTTGTTGCTTGATGACTACTTCAAGAATATTGTTGAAGATTATCAAGATGCAGTTAGAGATGTGGTCAACTTTGCCGTTAAAGCTGGTATCCCTGTTTCAGGATTTATGTCAGCTGTTTCATATTACGATCAATATCGTTCAGAAGTATTGCCTGCTAACTTGATCCAAGCACAAAGAGATTACTTTGGTGCTCATACATATGAGCGTAACGATAAACCAGGTATCTTCCATTACACATGGTATACAGAACAATAA
- a CDS encoding response regulator transcription factor → MAKILVIEDEENMAKFVQLELQHENYEVKVAADGRTGLDAALNEDWDLILLDLMLPELNGIEVCRRVRQEKNTPIIMMTARDSIIDRVSGLDHGADDYIVKPFAIEELLARIRALLRRIDLDIDVTRNNDQVLKYKNLVIDKTTQTSKRNGEVIDLTRREYDLLSALMENVGTVLGRDDLLERVWGTGSSTETNVVDVYIKYLRNKIDRGGAPSYISTVRGKGYVMRR, encoded by the coding sequence ATGGCTAAGATATTAGTTATTGAAGATGAAGAGAATATGGCCAAGTTTGTTCAACTTGAACTTCAACATGAAAATTACGAAGTTAAAGTTGCTGCGGACGGTCGTACTGGTCTCGATGCAGCATTAAATGAAGACTGGGATTTGATCTTGCTTGATTTAATGTTGCCTGAACTAAACGGTATCGAAGTATGCCGTCGAGTTCGACAAGAAAAGAACACACCGATCATTATGATGACCGCAAGAGATTCAATCATCGATCGTGTTTCTGGTTTGGATCATGGTGCCGACGATTATATTGTCAAACCATTTGCAATCGAGGAATTGCTTGCACGTATCCGGGCCTTGTTAAGACGTATTGATTTGGATATCGATGTTACTAGAAATAATGACCAAGTTTTGAAGTACAAGAATTTGGTGATCGATAAAACTACCCAAACGTCAAAACGTAATGGTGAAGTTATCGACTTGACTAGACGTGAGTATGACCTTCTTAGTGCATTAATGGAAAACGTTGGTACTGTTTTAGGCCGAGACGACTTGTTGGAACGTGTTTGGGGAACAGGTTCTAGCACTGAAACTAATGTTGTGGATGTTTACATCAAATATTTGAGAAATAAGATCGATCGTGGAGGAGCACCTAGTTACATTTCTACTGTTCGTGGTAAAGGATATGTGATGAGACGATGA
- a CDS encoding sensor histidine kinase, whose amino-acid sequence MRISIRFKWTFLISLVILAAYLIVAFIAFNTVNNVASAAVVHHFVTKLIWVGIFVLVVGIAISFFAVSLVLRNIKVINNTIDDLNKKPDSDSRIKIRKRNDEIYDLTININKMLDRMQAYTNQQKEFVEDVSHELRTPVAVLEGHLSMLQRWGKDDPEVLNDSINSSMQELKRMQSLIQEMLDLTRVEQIDSEYLEQETEVKPLFTQVYNDFKMLHPDFVVNFDDDIQKGSKVKIYRNHLEQILVILLDNAFKYSGERKEINLSASTNEALLEFVVQDFGVGIDKKDLKQVFNRFYRVDKARSRKRGGNGLGLSIAKRLVEIYHGTITVESVLGSGTVFRIELPIVTEPIDDAQKND is encoded by the coding sequence ATGAGAATATCAATTAGGTTCAAATGGACCTTTCTGATATCACTGGTAATTTTAGCGGCATATTTGATTGTTGCCTTTATTGCCTTCAATACTGTCAACAACGTTGCCAGTGCGGCAGTGGTCCATCATTTTGTGACAAAACTTATTTGGGTCGGAATCTTCGTTTTGGTAGTCGGCATCGCAATCAGTTTTTTTGCAGTATCTTTGGTATTACGAAATATCAAGGTGATCAACAATACAATTGACGATTTAAACAAGAAACCCGATTCTGATTCACGTATCAAGATCAGGAAAAGAAATGATGAAATTTACGACCTGACGATCAACATCAATAAAATGCTCGATCGTATGCAAGCCTACACTAATCAGCAAAAAGAATTCGTTGAGGATGTTTCTCATGAGTTGCGTACGCCTGTTGCTGTGTTAGAGGGCCATTTAAGCATGCTGCAACGATGGGGTAAAGACGATCCAGAGGTATTAAATGATTCGATCAATTCATCGATGCAAGAGTTAAAACGCATGCAATCATTGATTCAAGAAATGTTGGATCTGACTAGAGTTGAACAGATTGATAGCGAATATCTTGAGCAGGAGACTGAAGTAAAACCGCTTTTCACGCAAGTTTACAATGATTTTAAAATGCTTCATCCTGATTTCGTGGTCAATTTTGATGATGATATTCAAAAGGGTAGCAAGGTCAAGATCTATCGTAATCATCTTGAACAGATTTTGGTGATACTACTAGACAATGCTTTCAAGTATTCTGGAGAACGAAAAGAGATCAACCTTTCAGCATCTACCAATGAAGCTTTATTAGAATTCGTTGTGCAAGACTTTGGTGTAGGAATCGATAAAAAGGACCTTAAACAAGTTTTTAACCGTTTTTACAGAGTTGATAAGGCACGCTCTAGAAAACGTGGAGGGAATGGATTAGGCCTTTCTATCGCTAAAAGATTAGTTGAGATATATCATGGTACTATCACGGTCGAAAGTGTACTAGGTTCTGGTACCGTATTTAGAATTGAACTGCCAATCGTAACTGAACCTATTGATGATGCACAAAAAAATGACTAA
- the yidC gene encoding membrane protein insertase YidC has translation MNKKILKYVSVLSLIVVFAVVLSGCAQSGVQHAPTSGPYAFIYKWLGVPFQNLILATAKHVGGRDAYAWGIMIISFVVRLLLLPLSLNQQYKSTAQQEKMRAIQPQLKLIQEKQKEAKDPATQQKISQLMMDVYKQNNISLTGGIGCLPLLLQMPILIAIYQAVQYSQEIGVATFLSIPLGKPSLVIALVATVFYVIQSWLSLQIVPQEQRRQMSTMLLMNPLITFFISMISSAALALYFLVGGIVILIQQLITNYIITPRIRKQADANLEKNPVKIVVTEESIAKLMNESGSSNSSNGNSDDDESHTDLHKNIRELNKGKQQKPKDK, from the coding sequence TTGAATAAAAAAATACTGAAGTACGTCTCCGTACTATCACTTATTGTGGTGTTTGCGGTTGTCCTTTCTGGTTGTGCCCAAAGCGGCGTTCAACATGCTCCAACCAGTGGACCTTACGCGTTCATCTATAAGTGGCTTGGCGTGCCATTTCAAAACTTGATTTTGGCAACGGCAAAACATGTTGGAGGTCGAGATGCCTATGCATGGGGAATTATGATTATTTCCTTTGTTGTAAGACTCTTATTGCTACCTCTTTCACTTAATCAACAATACAAATCAACTGCACAACAAGAAAAAATGCGTGCTATTCAACCTCAGTTGAAATTGATCCAAGAAAAACAAAAAGAAGCTAAGGATCCGGCAACTCAACAAAAGATCAGCCAATTGATGATGGATGTTTATAAGCAAAATAACATCAGTTTGACTGGCGGTATCGGTTGTCTTCCATTGCTTCTTCAAATGCCGATCTTGATTGCAATTTATCAAGCGGTTCAATATTCACAAGAAATTGGTGTCGCTACGTTCTTGAGTATTCCACTTGGAAAACCTAGTCTAGTGATTGCACTTGTTGCTACGGTCTTTTATGTTATTCAATCATGGTTATCTCTACAGATCGTTCCTCAAGAGCAAAGACGTCAAATGTCTACTATGCTATTGATGAACCCATTGATCACATTCTTTATTTCAATGATTTCATCTGCTGCACTAGCACTTTACTTCTTGGTTGGTGGTATCGTAATTTTGATCCAACAATTGATTACAAACTACATCATTACTCCAAGGATCAGAAAACAAGCTGATGCAAATCTTGAAAAGAATCCTGTGAAAATTGTCGTTACTGAAGAATCAATTGCTAAATTAATGAACGAATCTGGTTCAAGCAATTCATCAAATGGTAATTCAGACGATGACGAAAGTCACACTGATCTCCACAAGAACATTCGTGAGTTAAACAAAGGCAAACAACAAAAACCAAAAGACAAATAA
- a CDS encoding acylphosphatase, producing MKHLSMHVYGLVQGVGFRYSTLQVAIESDVTGTVENEMDGSVKIEAEGEEMKLYSFLTKIRQSPSPFAKVKTVDYSFSDNLENYKKFRVIG from the coding sequence ATGAAACATCTTTCCATGCATGTATACGGTTTAGTCCAAGGAGTCGGATTTAGATATTCAACTCTGCAAGTTGCTATCGAAAGCGATGTAACTGGAACTGTTGAAAATGAAATGGATGGTTCGGTCAAGATTGAAGCTGAAGGAGAAGAAATGAAACTGTACTCATTTCTCACAAAAATAAGACAATCTCCTTCCCCTTTTGCAAAAGTTAAGACCGTTGATTACAGTTTTTCTGATAACCTTGAAAATTACAAAAAGTTTCGGGTCATTGGTTGA
- a CDS encoding TrmH family RNA methyltransferase, producing the protein MKYIESKKNEEIKQINKLNKTKEIKKTGTYLIEGFHLVREADQNGQDIVTILATEKNQEDRLVKKYYDDAIIISEDIASMLSDTKTPQGIFAVIKLNEDQELPELKGQWVILANVQDPGNVGTIVRTADAAGYAGVITSLDTADIYQPKVQRSMQGSQFHLPIYRMDLQKAISDAKDAGLTVYGSEVNDQAVPYNTLDKIDNYALIMGNEAHGLDENTLQMTDQNIYIPLLGKAESLNVAVAAGVLMYGLKKF; encoded by the coding sequence ATGAAATATATTGAATCCAAGAAAAACGAAGAAATCAAACAGATCAATAAGTTGAATAAGACTAAAGAAATTAAAAAGACCGGAACTTATTTGATTGAAGGATTCCACCTTGTCAGAGAAGCTGATCAAAATGGCCAAGATATCGTTACGATTTTGGCAACTGAGAAAAACCAAGAAGATCGACTTGTGAAGAAATACTATGATGACGCAATTATCATATCTGAAGATATTGCCTCGATGTTGTCCGATACCAAGACTCCACAAGGAATCTTTGCCGTGATCAAATTGAATGAAGATCAAGAACTTCCGGAACTCAAGGGTCAATGGGTCATTTTGGCAAACGTTCAAGATCCAGGCAATGTTGGGACTATTGTTAGAACTGCTGATGCTGCGGGATATGCTGGTGTGATCACTAGTTTAGATACTGCAGATATTTATCAACCTAAAGTTCAACGTTCGATGCAAGGAAGTCAATTTCATTTGCCCATTTATAGAATGGACCTTCAAAAAGCAATTTCTGATGCTAAAGATGCCGGTTTAACGGTATATGGCTCGGAAGTAAATGACCAAGCTGTACCATATAACACTTTAGATAAAATTGATAATTACGCTTTGATCATGGGTAACGAAGCACATGGATTAGATGAAAATACGTTACAAATGACAGATCAAAATATTTATATTCCATTGTTAGGAAAAGCTGAATCACTGAATGTTGCAGTGGCTGCCGGAGTTTTAATGTATGGATTGAAAAAATTCTAA